The window TTTTGAAAATTATTAGAAAGAAGGTTTTAGTTTCTATGACTTCTATCAAAACAGAAATTACCCTATCAATCAACGGTGAAGAACATACAGTATACATTCGCTATGCGGACACCCTGCTAACTGTGCTGCGGGAACACCTTGGACTAACTGGTACAAAACCTGGTTGCTTAAACGGTGACTGTGGTGCGTGCACTGTAGATGTTGACGGTGAATCCATGAAGTCCTGCATCATGCTTGCCATTGATGCTGTTGGTAAGAAAATTACTACTATTGAGGGACTTAGAGATACACCCATCCAAAAGGAGTTTATCGAGAATTTCGCATTTCAATGTGGGTATTGTACTTCAGGTTTTATCGTCAATAGTAATACTCTCATTCAAAAGTACCCTGATGCTGATGATTCTCTCATCAAAGATGTCTTAGAATCTAATATCTGCCGATGCACCGGTTACGAAGAGATAGAACGAGCTGTTAAAACAGTATTCCGAAACAGTCGTTGATTTTACTTAGTTGCCGATAGGAAAAGGCTTGCATTATGTGCGTCTTATCGTTGAGTTTATTGTGGTAACTACTCTTTCGATATGTTGGGAGGTACTCCTCCTTTTTCCACGCCTAGAAAACCGCATAGGACAAAGGAAAAAAGTTATGAAATTGATTTAGTTATTTTACAATCAAGCCTCTTAATTGAAAAGAATCTCTATAAAAAAATATAGCAACCAATATATACTAATAAAAACACTTATAATATGTTCTCTCGAAGAATTATCATATTTCCACTCAGCATATTAATACCCTTGTAAACAGTTTCATTATTTTAACTGTCTTCATGCTGCAAACGAACTTTTTCAGTGCCCTCCTACTTAAGCTTTTTGCCGTATTCCTAGCATAAAATGTCGGGAATTTAGGTTATATGCCGCAACGTATGTTCGAGCATTCCTAAGGGCCAACAATCCATCCCCCCCCTAAAGAGGATGTGGGATGAATTGTCGAATTAGGTTAAAACTCTAAAATAAAATCGTGATAAAATCACCAAAGTTAATTTTTTCTTTAGATTCTATCATGAAAATGTTTTTACCCTCTGCTATACTGTCAATTGAAAAAATTTCCATAGGACAATCTTCTATCTTTCTATCTGTAATACCTAAGTAAATACTTGAGGAATGTATCCTACCCGACCTCGAGTATATTTCAAACCCCTCAAAAACTACTCCATTTTGGATGTTTTCATCATCGTTATAATAATAACCATATTTATGAAAAAAACCTTCAACAAAAGTCATATTATTAGGGTCAACTGTATATTTACTTTCTACAGATGGTATATGCGCTAAATTAAAAGGAGCTATAGCTTTACCTTTAACCTTAGAAAAGTTTACAAAAGATTCATCAAGGTATGCAATATATCTTTCATCTTTAGTAGAATCCAAATTACTAAATACACTGAATATTATTTCGTCACTACCTATTATATTTACTAATATTTTCTCATAAAACACATTTATTACAACACATATTAGAATGTATACTATTATTGCAGTTACAATTATCTTTCTTTTTTTCCCCTTTAACATTCAAATACTCCCTTTTACAATAATCAGGACATCCATCGTAAATCTTTAAGAGCATTACAGCAGATAATGGATCTGAGTTTGCAGAACTATCTTCACTAGAAACAGCAAGCACAATTGGTGCAATACACTGCCACGAAAGATACTAGGGTCCTTAACTCTTAATGAAGCCTTTGAAGCAAATCTAAGAGAGCTAGAAATCCAATGCTGTCTGTAAACATAAAGATTTATTCCCTCGCTGGTAAGTAGGTGCCTGCTATGCAGATACTCACAAAAGGGTGAAGATTATGCCATGCAGCACCCTTATATGTTCATGTAATTTTTATAAGAATTGAACCAAACTGTACTTCTCCCCAATTTATGGATAAATATAGTTTCGATACAAAATAAACACATCCTCCTTACTTTCTCAAAAATAGAAGTTTCTCGCATGAAACTATGTGTTTTTTGAATGAAAAGCATTTGTTACTCAAAATAAGTTGCCAAAAATACACAAAAGAAAATGGCCTCCCGCAAAAGAGACCATTTTTAAAAGATTGTATTTTTTATTTTCACGTTACTTCGCTTTTGCACATCGATCCACTAAATATAGTATCGATTGGTAGCTGATGTCACTATGGTGGGACAACCCAATTTCACATGTTCTACTGTTGGAGTATCCCGACTTACAACGCCCCTCAAGCGAGTCGCTCAATGTAGCTAAGGCTGAAGCATTGAGTTCTGGAGTGGTGAAACCCTTATCTCCTGAGAAGCCACAGCATTTAATACCTTCTGGGAATATTGTATCTTTCGCACACGCAGAAGTTACAGCAACAAACTTATCTCTTAAGCCCATCTTAATGGAGCTACATGTGACATGGACAGCCACCGTTTCATTGACTGGTTCAATGTCTAAGTGCTCCAACAGATAGTCATGAATGAACTCTACTGGTTCATATAGCTTTAAGTGGTCACCCATGACACGCTGCATTCTATAGGTACACGGACTCGTATCACATAAGATAGGGATTTTCCCATTATTCGACACTGCTAATAATTCCTTCTCTAACTCTGCGCTCATTCGATCAGCTTCTTCGAAGTATCCTTTACTTTCATAAGGAGTACCACAGCATAACTCATTACGATTTTTCGGAATAATTACCTCATATCCTGCTTTACGTAAGATGGATAGTGTAACCTCAGGAATCGATCTTTGATCTATATCACTTTTCGCAGGCCCCATTGTTCTACTTATACAAGATGGGAAATACACGACTTTACGATTACTTGCTTTATTGCTATGTTTACTTAACGTCGAGTCTAAGCTAGTTGCCTTTTTCGGCATCCATGGACTCCATAGCGGGATTCGATCTCCTGAAATAGTTCTTGTTAGACTTGTGATACTTCTCATTGCCTTCTTACCAATTATCGAATGGACTCCATTGACTGCCGCAAGCCCCATACCAATCATGGAAGTGATTCCAGCGAAATGGTTAGCCGTTAATTCTGATGTCTTATTTCCAATGCGTCCTACCGTGTAGGAACGTAGTACCTTAGTATGCTCCCCGGTGTTTATTGCAACTGGGCAAGTTGTTGAACACATGCCGTCAACAGCACAAGTTTGGTTCCCCATATACGTATAATCGGATTGCAGTCGTTCTAGTAATTGTTTATCTACGGTCGGAAGGTCCTCTGCATGTGCCTTTAGGCTAGAAATCGCTCTTCGAATTACAATCCTATGACGTGGCGTAGTGGTAATGTTGCGTGATGGACAGTTAATCTCGCAGAAACCACACTCAATACATTTATCTATGATGTCGTGTGTTGGTGGCAGAGATTTTAAATCCTCGAGATGGGCGTTCGGATTGTCATTAATAATAACCCCTGGGTTAATGATCGATAGTGGATCAAATGCTTTCTTCAATCGTACCATCATATCATAGGCTTTCTTACCCCATTCCTTCTCAACAAATGGTGCCATATTACGCCCTGTACCATGTTCCGCTTTCAGCGACCCTCCGAAACGGTCTGCAACTAAATCACAAACCTCTTGCATGAAACGGTCATATCGTTCCACCTCTGAGTCATTACTGAAGTCTTGGGTGAATACGAAGTGTACGTTGCCATCCAGCGCATGTCCAAATATAATGGCTTCATCGTACCCATGCTTATCGAACAGATCCTGTAATGCAAGAATAGCTTCTGCCATATGTTCCATAGGAAAGGCTACGTCCTCGATAATAACGGTAGTTCCTATTTTTCGAACCGCCCCAACGGCTGGAAATAGACCTTTGCGTATATTCCATAACTTCATATATTCTTGCTTAATCTCGGTAAATGCAATCGGGAAAACCGTAGGAATCCCTTCTAACGCTTGCTTTACATCCTGAATACGACTGTGCAAGCTCTTCTGATCTTCTCCTGATACCTCAATTAACAAGGCGCTAGCATCCTTGTCTAACTCCTTTAAGTATGGTGGCATACCTTCAATATTCTCCACTGAACGCAAGGAGCGACGGTCCATCAATTCGGCGGCCGATACGAATTCCCGGTCTAACTTCATAACGCCACGACATGCTTGTTCGGTGTTAGGGAAGATGACTAAAGCAGAGGCACGGTTTTCATATTCTTTCACTGTTTTGTAGGAAATCTCAGCAATGAAACCTAATGTTCCTTCCGAGCCAATCATCAGATGTTTAATGATTTCAATGGCATCGAAATAATCGACAAACGCGTTAATGCTATATCCCGTTGTGTTCTTAATCTTGAATTTATGTATGATTTGTTCTTTTAAGGCACTATCTTTGAGAATCTCATCTCGAATCGCTTCAATTTCTTTCACTAGATTGGCATGTTTGACTTTAAACTCATTTATAGATTCTTGATCTGAAGTGTCTAATAGTGTTCCATCCCAAAAGATGATTTTCATATCGACGACTGTTTTATAGCTATTGTCGGCAGTACCACAGCACATACCACTTGCATTATTCGCAGCAATACCACCAATCATAGCAT of the Desulfuribacillus stibiiarsenatis genome contains:
- a CDS encoding (2Fe-2S)-binding protein, which translates into the protein MTSIKTEITLSINGEEHTVYIRYADTLLTVLREHLGLTGTKPGCLNGDCGACTVDVDGESMKSCIMLAIDAVGKKITTIEGLRDTPIQKEFIENFAFQCGYCTSGFIVNSNTLIQKYPDADDSLIKDVLESNICRCTGYEEIERAVKTVFRNSR
- a CDS encoding FAD-binding and (Fe-S)-binding domain-containing protein → MNKLALRQEDIQALPPVYRQYYHEISSIIPDDRVIADPLRRIAYGTDGGFYRLVPKLVIKARTIKEITKLMEVAARLKVPVTFKAAGTSLSGQAISDSILIYLFGNWTNCSVQENGELIKLEPGVIGAEANRKLLKYKRKIGPDPASINHAMIGGIAANNASGMCCGTADNSYKTVVDMKIIFWDGTLLDTSDQESINEFKVKHANLVKEIEAIRDEILKDSALKEQIIHKFKIKNTTGYSINAFVDYFDAIEIIKHLMIGSEGTLGFIAEISYKTVKEYENRASALVIFPNTEQACRGVMKLDREFVSAAELMDRRSLRSVENIEGMPPYLKELDKDASALLIEVSGEDQKSLHSRIQDVKQALEGIPTVFPIAFTEIKQEYMKLWNIRKGLFPAVGAVRKIGTTVIIEDVAFPMEHMAEAILALQDLFDKHGYDEAIIFGHALDGNVHFVFTQDFSNDSEVERYDRFMQEVCDLVADRFGGSLKAEHGTGRNMAPFVEKEWGKKAYDMMVRLKKAFDPLSIINPGVIINDNPNAHLEDLKSLPPTHDIIDKCIECGFCEINCPSRNITTTPRHRIVIRRAISSLKAHAEDLPTVDKQLLERLQSDYTYMGNQTCAVDGMCSTTCPVAINTGEHTKVLRSYTVGRIGNKTSELTANHFAGITSMIGMGLAAVNGVHSIIGKKAMRSITSLTRTISGDRIPLWSPWMPKKATSLDSTLSKHSNKASNRKVVYFPSCISRTMGPAKSDIDQRSIPEVTLSILRKAGYEVIIPKNRNELCCGTPYESKGYFEEADRMSAELEKELLAVSNNGKIPILCDTSPCTYRMQRVMGDHLKLYEPVEFIHDYLLEHLDIEPVNETVAVHVTCSSIKMGLRDKFVAVTSACAKDTIFPEGIKCCGFSGDKGFTTPELNASALATLSDSLEGRCKSGYSNSRTCEIGLSHHSDISYQSILYLVDRCAKAK